A region of Bacillota bacterium DNA encodes the following proteins:
- the purM gene encoding phosphoribosylformylglycinamidine cyclo-ligase, translated as MPEEPVTYRQAGVDIDAAHAALLRMKELIRATQTPQVLADVGAFGGMFQLDISRYRQPVLVSSVDGVGTKLKVAFMMGRHDTVGHDLVNHCVNDILVQGAQPLFFLDYFATGKLQPEVLVEVAKGLSEACQEAGCALLGGETAEMPGMYADGEYDLAGTIVGIVERDAIIDGSRVQPGDAVIGLASNGLHTNGYSLARYVLFELAGMRVDSYVPELGTSLGEELLRPHRCYLRPITAALQQFDIHAMAHITGGGFYDNIPRVLPSDCRVIIDRRSWEVPFIFRLIQEKGNVPDPEMFRTFNMGIGMVVIVPREQSLALVEFLQVQGEEAALIGEVQRGSHDVQIM; from the coding sequence ATGCCAGAGGAACCGGTGACTTACCGCCAGGCAGGTGTGGATATCGACGCCGCACATGCTGCACTGCTGCGCATGAAGGAACTGATTCGCGCCACCCAAACGCCGCAGGTGCTGGCAGATGTAGGCGCATTTGGTGGGATGTTTCAGCTGGACATCAGCCGCTACCGCCAACCGGTACTGGTTTCCAGCGTGGATGGCGTGGGCACCAAGCTGAAGGTGGCGTTCATGATGGGACGTCATGACACCGTCGGGCATGACCTGGTGAACCATTGTGTGAACGATATCCTCGTGCAGGGGGCGCAACCGCTTTTCTTTCTGGACTACTTCGCTACCGGCAAACTGCAGCCGGAGGTGCTGGTGGAGGTCGCGAAGGGGTTGTCCGAGGCGTGTCAGGAAGCAGGCTGTGCCCTGCTGGGCGGTGAGACCGCCGAGATGCCCGGCATGTATGCGGACGGGGAGTACGACCTCGCCGGAACGATTGTGGGTATTGTCGAACGGGATGCCATTATCGACGGTAGCCGCGTGCAGCCCGGCGATGCCGTGATTGGACTGGCTTCGAACGGCTTGCACACCAACGGCTACTCGCTGGCACGGTATGTGCTGTTCGAACTGGCGGGTATGCGCGTGGATAGTTATGTGCCCGAGCTGGGAACCTCGCTGGGTGAGGAGCTGTTACGCCCGCACCGATGCTACCTGCGCCCCATCACGGCGGCGTTGCAACAGTTTGACATCCACGCGATGGCACACATCACCGGCGGCGGTTTCTATGATAATATCCCGCGCGTGCTTCCCAGCGACTGCCGGGTGATTATCGACCGCCGTTCGTGGGAGGTGCCGTTCATCTTCCGACTGATTCAGGAGAAGGGCAACGTGCCCGACCCCGAGATGTTCCGCACGTTCAACATGGGCATCGGCATGGTGGTGATTGTGCCGCGCGAGCAGAGCCTCGCGCTGGTGGAGTTCCTGCAGGTGCAGGGCGAGGAGGCGGCGTTAATCGGTGAAGTGCAGCGCGGCAGTCACGACGTGCAAATCATGTAG
- a CDS encoding ABC transporter permease — protein sequence MGEVFDIELFRSALRLATPLALAAMGGILSERSGVVNIGLEGQMLMGAFVGWAAAVALGNGWLGVLCGMLAGALLGFLHALLTQRFRANHVVGGMAVNLLAAGLTVFLLRRFFAMPPGASGVPEWSLQWLQPIPLLGGLLSRQSPFVVLMLVLPFVLHGLLYHTMWGLRVRAAGESARKSRLAGIDVAAIRYRCVMWSGALAALAGTYLSLSQLNVFTEGMSAGKGFIALAAVIFGRWTPLGATAAALGFGFLDALQQRLQGETLFGVRVPSEVLLSLPYLLTIIALAGLVGRSTPPEDLGKQEEGE from the coding sequence ATGGGCGAGGTGTTCGATATCGAACTGTTTCGCAGTGCGCTTCGGCTGGCAACCCCGCTTGCGCTGGCAGCGATGGGTGGCATCCTGTCCGAACGCAGCGGCGTGGTCAACATCGGCCTCGAGGGGCAGATGTTGATGGGCGCGTTCGTGGGCTGGGCAGCAGCGGTTGCACTGGGTAACGGCTGGCTGGGCGTGCTGTGCGGTATGCTGGCTGGTGCGCTACTGGGCTTTTTGCACGCCCTGCTCACCCAGAGGTTCCGCGCCAACCACGTGGTGGGCGGTATGGCGGTGAATCTCCTTGCAGCGGGGTTGACCGTGTTTCTGTTGCGCCGCTTCTTCGCCATGCCTCCGGGCGCAAGTGGTGTGCCCGAATGGAGTCTGCAATGGCTCCAGCCGATACCACTGCTGGGCGGCTTGCTATCCCGTCAAAGCCCGTTTGTGGTGCTGATGCTCGTCCTGCCGTTCGTGTTACACGGTTTGCTCTACCACACCATGTGGGGACTGCGCGTGCGAGCGGCGGGCGAAAGCGCACGCAAGAGCCGACTGGCAGGCATCGATGTCGCCGCCATCCGATACCGTTGCGTGATGTGGAGCGGTGCGCTGGCGGCGCTGGCGGGCACTTACCTCTCTTTGAGCCAGCTGAACGTCTTCACCGAAGGCATGAGCGCAGGTAAAGGCTTCATTGCACTGGCAGCGGTCATCTTCGGTAGATGGACTCCGCTGGGTGCTACCGCTGCCGCGCTGGGCTTCGGCTTTCTGGATGCACTGCAACAGCGATTGCAGGGCGAAACGCTGTTCGGGGTGCGCGTCCCTTCGGAAGTGCTGCTCTCCCTGCCCTACCTGCTCACCATCATCGCTTTAGCGGGACTGGTTGGTCGTTCCACCCCGCCGGAGGATTTGGGCAAGCAGGAAGAAGGAGAGTAA
- a CDS encoding ABC transporter permease — protein sequence MRTAWRAVVLPAVVFVVAVIVAAVVIALSGSPPLPALAAWWEGAVSAPGALPESLLNTTPLLFTGLAVAVGLLAGQFNIGVEGQLLVGALASAWVGFAISGLPAPLHVVLALLAGALAGAIWGWIPGILKAWRGAHEVITTIMMNYIAIYLTQYLVTRVWKDPNSMSPQTPEVLPSAWLPTLVEGTRLSVGLLIALATALILWYLLKRTVWGYELRAVGANPEAARAAGIQVSRVIWTSMAISGAIGGLAGAVEVLGVHHRYYDQFSPGYGFDGIAVALLGNNHPLGAVLAAFVFGAMKNGAVYMQSVTVPAVPREITTVVQAVIIFFLAAMRFRQRSS from the coding sequence ATGAGAACCGCGTGGCGCGCCGTTGTGCTCCCCGCCGTTGTGTTTGTGGTAGCGGTCATCGTCGCGGCGGTGGTCATCGCGCTGTCAGGCAGTCCTCCCCTACCCGCGCTGGCCGCATGGTGGGAAGGCGCGGTGTCTGCCCCGGGCGCTCTGCCCGAAAGCCTGCTGAACACCACTCCACTACTGTTTACCGGTCTGGCGGTGGCGGTCGGACTGCTGGCGGGACAGTTCAACATCGGCGTCGAGGGGCAACTGCTGGTAGGCGCGCTGGCGTCGGCATGGGTGGGGTTTGCGATATCGGGTCTGCCTGCGCCTTTGCATGTGGTGCTGGCGTTGCTGGCTGGCGCGCTGGCGGGCGCAATCTGGGGCTGGATACCGGGCATCCTGAAGGCGTGGCGAGGCGCGCACGAAGTCATCACCACCATCATGATGAACTACATTGCGATTTATCTCACGCAGTATCTGGTCACCAGGGTCTGGAAAGACCCCAATTCCATGTCGCCGCAGACACCTGAAGTGTTGCCCTCGGCGTGGCTGCCCACCCTGGTAGAAGGCACCCGGCTCAGTGTTGGACTGCTGATAGCGCTGGCGACCGCGCTGATACTGTGGTATTTGCTGAAGCGTACGGTGTGGGGCTATGAACTGCGGGCGGTGGGGGCAAACCCCGAGGCGGCGCGAGCGGCTGGCATCCAGGTCTCGCGCGTGATATGGACAAGCATGGCAATCAGCGGGGCGATAGGCGGTCTAGCGGGAGCGGTCGAGGTGCTGGGCGTGCACCATCGCTATTACGACCAGTTCTCGCCCGGCTACGGCTTCGACGGGATTGCGGTCGCCCTGCTGGGCAATAACCATCCGCTGGGTGCGGTGCTTGCTGCTTTTGTCTTTGGCGCGATGAAGAACGGCGCGGTGTATATGCAGTCGGTAACCGTTCCCGCCGTGCCCCGAGAGATTACCACCGTGGTGCAGGCGGTAATTATCTTCTTTCTGGCGGCGATGCGCTTCCGGCAGAGGAGTAGCTGA
- a CDS encoding ABC transporter ATP-binding protein, with product MSNDTPVVVHMENICKRFGAVQANNHITVSVRQGTIHAIVGENGAGKTTLMNILYGVFPPDSGTVYLYAQPVRFRSPAEALQAGVGMVSQHYALIPRLSVLENLMLSGEGALFSRLPRSQVRARAKELAEVIGLQADWDAPAGSLSVSQQQKVEILKLLLRDARVLVFDEPTAVLPPADAEAFFALLHRFAEEGRTVLLVTHKLQEVLEHADEVTVLRAGEVVATMTVREKPGAPPQVDARTLARLIVGEEGVLPEEEMLQGKRLSDQPRLRVEGLTVPPVRSRAGLKGVSLQVYPGEVFGIAGVDGSGQAELIDALMGLVSPTQGRIWLDGEDITHAPPAVRLHKGVRYIAEDRHLRGAILEWSVAENAALGLQREGRFGSRFSLSFARMKEFAQKIIHRFAVRAPAADAPFSALSGGNQQKVVVGRALMEPPALLIAGQPTRGLDAASTRAVHHAIRDACGQGACALVVSFDLDELLTLCDRVGVLFDGRMVDVVEGERKRREEIGALMVGAVKGGGA from the coding sequence ATGAGCAACGATACGCCTGTTGTCGTGCACATGGAAAATATCTGCAAGCGGTTTGGAGCGGTGCAGGCGAACAACCACATCACCGTCTCCGTCCGACAGGGCACTATCCATGCGATTGTGGGCGAAAACGGCGCGGGCAAAACCACCCTGATGAACATCCTGTACGGCGTCTTCCCACCGGATAGCGGCACGGTGTACCTGTATGCACAACCTGTGCGCTTCCGTTCGCCTGCGGAGGCATTGCAGGCAGGCGTGGGCATGGTCAGCCAGCACTATGCGCTCATCCCCCGACTGAGTGTGCTGGAGAACCTGATGCTCAGCGGCGAAGGAGCCTTGTTTTCTCGCCTGCCTCGCTCACAGGTGCGGGCGCGGGCGAAGGAGCTGGCTGAGGTCATTGGGCTGCAGGCGGACTGGGATGCTCCCGCAGGCTCACTATCGGTATCGCAGCAGCAGAAGGTGGAGATACTGAAGCTGCTGTTGCGCGACGCGCGCGTGCTTGTCTTCGATGAGCCAACCGCTGTTTTGCCTCCTGCCGACGCTGAGGCGTTCTTCGCGCTGTTGCACCGTTTCGCCGAGGAGGGACGCACGGTGCTGCTGGTCACGCACAAGCTGCAGGAGGTTCTGGAACATGCGGACGAGGTGACCGTATTGCGGGCTGGCGAGGTAGTTGCCACCATGACGGTGCGTGAAAAGCCGGGTGCGCCGCCGCAGGTCGACGCCCGCACGCTGGCAAGGCTCATCGTCGGCGAGGAGGGGGTGTTGCCCGAGGAAGAGATGCTGCAGGGCAAAAGGCTGAGCGACCAGCCTCGCTTGCGGGTAGAGGGGCTAACCGTGCCTCCCGTGCGCAGTCGGGCAGGGCTGAAAGGTGTCTCTTTGCAGGTCTACCCGGGCGAGGTGTTCGGTATCGCTGGCGTAGATGGTAGCGGTCAGGCTGAACTCATCGATGCCCTGATGGGGCTGGTATCCCCAACACAGGGGCGCATCTGGCTGGACGGTGAAGACATCACACACGCGCCTCCTGCCGTGCGCCTGCACAAAGGCGTACGCTACATCGCCGAGGACCGCCATCTGCGCGGGGCGATTCTGGAATGGTCGGTCGCAGAGAACGCGGCGCTGGGTCTTCAGCGAGAGGGCAGGTTCGGTTCGAGGTTTTCCCTGTCGTTTGCGCGCATGAAAGAGTTCGCTCAGAAGATTATCCACAGGTTCGCGGTGCGCGCGCCTGCCGCCGATGCGCCGTTCTCCGCCCTGTCCGGAGGCAACCAGCAGAAGGTGGTGGTCGGACGTGCGCTGATGGAACCCCCTGCCCTGCTCATCGCGGGACAACCGACGCGGGGACTGGATGCCGCCAGCACGCGAGCCGTTCACCATGCCATCCGCGACGCCTGTGGACAGGGAGCCTGCGCACTGGTGGTGTCGTTTGACCTGGACGAACTGCTTACCCTGTGTGACCGCGTGGGCGTGCTTTTTGATGGGCGCATGGTGGACGTGGTGGAAGGCGAGCGCAAACGGCGCGAGGAGATTGGCGCGTTGATGGTCGGCGCGGTCAAAGGAGGGGGCGCATGA
- a CDS encoding Gfo/Idh/MocA family oxidoreductase produces MQRVRFGVIGVGGMGVAHATLVQRIEETELTAVCSASAERTRQVAQQFGVPGFTDYRQLLGSGLVDAVLIATPHPLHAEIAECAFEHGVHVLCEKPLAVSTSEGRRMVESARQRGCLLGAMLQMRTERHYRIARQAVEEGIVGNLLRAHTIATWCRNEAYYRSAAWRGTWAGEGGGVLMNQAPHHLDIFCWLAGMPCRVNAQIRTRYHQIEVEDEAFALLEYPNGAHGYLYVNVNEVPPTRYFEIVGEAGKVVIDGEQVTVTRIVPPIPQYMHEAQDMWELPAAQPVATELPEAVTGHEAVIRNFARVLTGTEHRLIAPGEEALRSLELANAIILSAKREKPVSLPLDGEEYDSLLAELRSASQAKPVAQEIRRTDPNIARAVCLEQSVQE; encoded by the coding sequence ATGCAACGGGTGCGCTTTGGCGTCATTGGGGTGGGTGGTATGGGTGTGGCGCATGCCACCCTTGTCCAGCGTATCGAAGAGACCGAGCTCACCGCGGTCTGCTCCGCTTCGGCAGAACGCACCCGGCAGGTGGCACAACAGTTTGGCGTACCCGGCTTTACCGACTATCGGCAACTGCTGGGCAGTGGGCTGGTAGACGCGGTGCTTATCGCCACACCGCACCCGTTGCACGCGGAAATCGCCGAGTGCGCCTTCGAACACGGCGTGCATGTGCTCTGCGAAAAACCACTGGCGGTCAGTACTTCCGAAGGTCGCCGTATGGTGGAGTCGGCGCGTCAGCGCGGATGCCTGCTCGGTGCCATGCTGCAGATGCGCACCGAAAGGCACTATCGCATCGCGAGGCAAGCGGTGGAAGAGGGTATCGTGGGCAACCTGTTGCGAGCGCACACCATCGCCACCTGGTGCCGCAATGAGGCATATTACCGCTCAGCTGCATGGCGGGGCACGTGGGCAGGGGAAGGCGGAGGGGTGCTGATGAATCAAGCACCGCACCATCTGGATATCTTCTGCTGGCTGGCGGGAATGCCGTGCCGGGTGAACGCACAGATACGCACCCGTTACCACCAGATAGAGGTGGAAGATGAGGCATTCGCCCTGCTGGAGTACCCGAACGGAGCGCATGGCTACCTCTACGTGAATGTGAACGAGGTACCCCCTACCCGCTACTTTGAAATCGTCGGTGAGGCAGGCAAGGTGGTGATCGACGGCGAGCAGGTGACGGTCACGCGCATTGTTCCTCCCATCCCGCAATATATGCATGAGGCACAGGATATGTGGGAGCTCCCCGCAGCGCAACCTGTCGCTACCGAGTTGCCGGAAGCGGTTACCGGGCACGAAGCGGTCATCCGCAACTTCGCGCGGGTGCTGACGGGAACAGAACATCGTCTGATCGCCCCGGGAGAGGAGGCTTTGCGGAGCCTTGAGCTGGCAAACGCTATCATTCTCTCCGCAAAGAGAGAGAAGCCGGTGTCCCTGCCTCTAGATGGCGAGGAATACGACTCACTCCTTGCCGAGCTGCGCTCCGCCTCGCAGGCGAAGCCGGTGGCGCAAGAGATACGCCGCACCGACCCCAATATCGCCAGAGCCGTCTGCCTGGAGCAAAGCGTGCAGGAATGA
- a CDS encoding Gfo/Idh/MocA family oxidoreductase: protein MDKVRLGIIGVGGMGSAHAKMVQEVEEVQLTAVADVDPDVAKNVGEQYNVPFFTDYRQCIDSGLVEAVLVATPHPVHPEVAEYAFSKGLHVLTEKPMAINPVEADRMLEAARRAGKVFAIMFQMRTEQAYRVARKAIQDGVIGDLMRTEMVAAYYRNQAYYDSAEWRATWVGEGGGVLVNQAPHALDMFCWLAGLPAKVTASTRTRLHEIEVEDEAFAVLEYANGAHGYLYTTTNEAPGTTRFEIAGDKGKVVYQDGQVTIRRVVPPIREFTFTATDMWSGPQVEPVEVQVEEMPAGHAQITRNFARAILYGEPLIAPGEEGIWCVELASAIILSSKRGKTVTLPVDRAEYDALLRELKASSKPKSRVLGQRVSDPNIVR from the coding sequence ATGGATAAGGTACGTTTGGGCATTATTGGGGTGGGAGGCATGGGTTCCGCCCACGCGAAGATGGTACAGGAAGTGGAAGAGGTGCAGTTGACGGCGGTTGCCGATGTGGACCCGGACGTCGCGAAGAATGTCGGCGAGCAGTACAACGTGCCTTTCTTTACCGATTACCGGCAGTGCATTGACAGCGGGCTGGTAGAGGCGGTGCTTGTGGCTACGCCGCATCCGGTGCATCCTGAAGTGGCGGAATACGCTTTCAGCAAGGGGTTGCACGTGTTGACCGAGAAGCCGATGGCGATTAATCCGGTAGAAGCCGACCGTATGCTAGAAGCTGCCAGACGTGCGGGCAAAGTGTTCGCCATCATGTTCCAGATGCGCACCGAACAAGCCTATCGCGTCGCCCGCAAGGCGATACAGGACGGTGTGATTGGAGACCTCATGCGCACCGAAATGGTCGCCGCTTACTACCGCAATCAGGCGTACTACGACTCGGCGGAGTGGCGAGCGACATGGGTCGGCGAGGGTGGTGGTGTGCTGGTGAACCAGGCGCCTCATGCACTGGACATGTTCTGCTGGCTGGCAGGGCTACCAGCGAAGGTCACGGCGTCCACGCGCACGCGCCTGCATGAGATCGAGGTAGAAGATGAGGCATTCGCCGTGCTGGAGTACGCCAACGGCGCGCACGGTTACCTGTATACCACCACCAACGAGGCTCCGGGCACCACGCGCTTTGAAATCGCTGGCGACAAGGGCAAGGTGGTGTATCAGGACGGACAGGTTACCATCCGGCGAGTCGTGCCGCCCATCCGCGAGTTTACCTTCACCGCGACCGATATGTGGTCGGGACCGCAGGTAGAGCCGGTAGAGGTGCAGGTAGAAGAGATGCCCGCCGGTCATGCGCAGATTACTCGCAACTTCGCACGGGCTATCCTCTATGGTGAACCGCTGATCGCGCCCGGAGAGGAAGGTATCTGGTGTGTGGAGCTTGCCAGCGCCATCATCCTTTCCAGCAAGCGGGGTAAGACGGTCACTCTGCCGGTAGACCGTGCCGAGTACGATGCCCTGCTCCGGGAGCTGAAAGCCAGCTCCAAACCCAAGAGCAGAGTGCTTGGTCAACGGGTATCCGACCCGAACATCGTCAGGTAG
- a CDS encoding LacI family transcriptional regulator, with protein MSKVTVSYVINGREGKVRISDETRRRIWEAIRDLGYRPNAVARALTQRRTHTIGVVMQYAAIFGGWSGFILELLHGASHEAIEKQYDLMMYTGAHGDDAEHEANAVMDGRIDGALLLRDIDDPLSDILADSGFPHVLIFTRARRPDVYYVDCDNVQGGYIATKHLLELGHRAIVHLRGSSRSAPALDRWHGYVRAMREAGIEPEEQWVIEMPGPMSDARPLLELMRSRGRPTAIFAWSDDVAIRAMQVLRELELRIPEDVAVVGYDSTEVCNHTDPPLTSVRQPIYEMAREGVKTLVRLIEGERPHRFARIFEPVLDIRRSCGAVSL; from the coding sequence GTGTCCAAAGTCACGGTCTCGTACGTGATTAACGGACGCGAGGGCAAAGTGCGCATCAGTGACGAGACACGCCGGCGCATTTGGGAAGCCATACGCGACCTGGGCTATCGCCCCAATGCGGTTGCTCGGGCGTTGACGCAGAGGCGTACCCACACTATCGGCGTGGTGATGCAGTACGCCGCCATCTTCGGCGGATGGTCCGGTTTCATTCTGGAGCTTCTGCATGGCGCGTCGCACGAAGCCATCGAAAAACAGTATGACCTGATGATGTATACCGGCGCACATGGCGACGACGCCGAGCACGAAGCAAACGCGGTGATGGATGGTCGCATCGACGGCGCACTGCTCCTGCGTGATATCGATGACCCGCTATCCGATATTCTGGCAGACAGTGGCTTCCCGCATGTGCTCATCTTCACCCGTGCCCGCCGTCCCGATGTGTACTACGTGGACTGTGATAACGTCCAGGGCGGGTATATTGCCACCAAGCATCTGCTGGAGCTGGGGCACCGGGCTATCGTGCACCTGCGCGGCAGCTCACGTTCGGCTCCTGCGCTGGACCGCTGGCACGGCTACGTGCGGGCAATGCGTGAGGCAGGCATCGAACCTGAAGAGCAATGGGTCATCGAAATGCCCGGTCCGATGTCGGATGCCAGACCGCTGTTAGAACTGATGCGCTCTCGCGGCAGACCCACCGCTATCTTCGCATGGAGTGACGACGTGGCGATACGCGCCATGCAGGTGCTACGCGAACTGGAGCTGCGCATCCCTGAAGACGTGGCGGTCGTCGGCTACGACTCCACCGAGGTCTGTAATCACACCGACCCACCGCTGACCAGCGTGCGCCAGCCCATCTATGAGATGGCACGCGAAGGGGTGAAAACGCTGGTGCGCCTGATAGAGGGCGAGCGCCCGCACCGTTTCGCGCGCATCTTTGAACCTGTGCTGGATATCCGCCGTTCCTGTGGTGCTGTTTCCCTGTAA
- a CDS encoding FAD-binding protein yields the protein MFTQTASSLIRDLQRIVGAEAVLHDPFDLLVYECDAYTMEKALPQAVVFPTETAQVQQVVQLCNRLGIPFVPRGAGTGLSGGALAVKGGVVICTSRMTRILEVDIPNRRITAQAGVINLDLTKAVKSYGYHYAPDPSSQGVSTIGGNVAENAGGPHTLKYGVTVNHITGLEVVLPDGEVVWLGGKYEEPLGYDLVGVFTGSEGTLGILTTVIAKLTPLPQGWRTLLAVYPRLEDACQTVSDIIAAGMVPAAMEMIDRTTLQAVEAAFRFGFPQDADAVLVIELDGLEAGLDRQLQRVVDICNANHAEEIRLARDEDERTRLWAARKKAVGSLGRLAPSNVTQDAVVPRSKLPQVLRRILEIGQEYGVRIANVFHAGDGSLHPIVLFDERDAEEVSRVRAANDAIVRLCVQMGGSITGEHGVGVEKAHYMRLLYSDTDLKAMQLVHDAFDPQGLCNPDKIFPRPGENG from the coding sequence ATGTTCACACAAACGGCTTCCAGTCTGATTCGAGACCTGCAGCGCATCGTGGGCGCGGAGGCGGTACTGCACGACCCGTTTGACCTGCTAGTCTACGAGTGCGACGCCTACACGATGGAGAAAGCCCTGCCGCAGGCGGTGGTCTTCCCTACCGAGACCGCGCAGGTGCAGCAGGTGGTGCAACTCTGTAACCGGCTGGGTATTCCCTTTGTGCCGCGCGGGGCTGGCACGGGACTCTCCGGCGGCGCGCTGGCGGTAAAGGGTGGGGTCGTTATCTGCACCAGCCGCATGACTCGCATTCTGGAAGTAGACATCCCCAACCGGCGCATCACCGCACAGGCAGGCGTTATCAACCTGGACCTGACGAAGGCGGTGAAGTCGTACGGCTACCACTATGCGCCCGACCCGTCCAGTCAGGGCGTCAGCACCATCGGCGGTAACGTGGCGGAGAACGCCGGCGGTCCGCACACGCTGAAGTACGGGGTGACGGTCAACCATATCACCGGCTTAGAGGTGGTGCTGCCCGACGGCGAGGTGGTCTGGCTGGGGGGTAAGTACGAGGAACCGCTCGGCTATGACCTGGTGGGGGTATTCACCGGTAGCGAAGGCACTCTGGGCATCCTGACGACCGTGATTGCGAAGCTAACCCCATTGCCTCAGGGCTGGCGCACCCTGCTGGCAGTGTATCCCCGATTGGAGGACGCCTGCCAGACCGTTTCCGACATCATTGCGGCGGGGATGGTGCCTGCCGCGATGGAGATGATCGATCGCACTACGTTGCAGGCGGTAGAAGCGGCGTTCCGCTTCGGCTTTCCCCAGGACGCCGATGCAGTGCTGGTCATCGAGTTAGATGGACTGGAGGCGGGGCTGGACAGGCAGCTGCAGCGCGTGGTGGACATCTGTAACGCGAATCATGCCGAGGAGATACGTTTGGCGCGTGACGAGGACGAGCGCACCCGCCTGTGGGCAGCACGCAAGAAAGCCGTAGGGTCGCTGGGAAGGCTGGCTCCCAGCAACGTCACGCAGGACGCGGTGGTTCCGCGCAGCAAGCTGCCGCAGGTCTTACGTCGCATTCTGGAAATCGGACAGGAATATGGCGTGCGCATCGCCAACGTGTTCCACGCGGGGGACGGCAGCCTGCATCCCATCGTGCTTTTTGACGAACGGGACGCCGAAGAAGTGAGCCGTGTGCGTGCCGCGAACGACGCCATCGTTCGGTTGTGCGTGCAGATGGGCGGCAGCATCACGGGCGAGCATGGCGTGGGCGTGGAAAAGGCACACTATATGCGCCTGCTCTACAGCGACACCGACCTGAAAGCGATGCAGCTGGTGCACGACGCCTTTGACCCACAGGGTCTGTGCAACCCCGACAAGATATTTCCCCGACCGGGTGAGAACGGCTAG
- a CDS encoding ribbon-helix-helix domain-containing protein gives MAGKTVQVQLPESLAHALEQMVHEGWFVSEEEAIREALREFVSSRLWQLAEQFLLEDIEWAVNLKTQRG, from the coding sequence ATGGCTGGGAAAACGGTACAGGTACAGCTCCCCGAGAGCTTGGCCCATGCGTTGGAGCAGATGGTTCACGAGGGCTGGTTCGTTAGTGAAGAGGAAGCTATTCGCGAAGCGCTTCGCGAGTTCGTGTCCAGCAGACTGTGGCAGCTGGCGGAACAGTTCCTTCTCGAGGATATTGAATGGGCAGTGAACCTCAAAACGCAACGAGGCTAA